In Rattus norvegicus strain BN/NHsdMcwi chromosome 3, GRCr8, whole genome shotgun sequence, a genomic segment contains:
- the Chrm4 gene encoding muscarinic acetylcholine receptor M4 has product MANFTPVNGSSANQSVRLVTAAHNHLETVEMVFIATVTGSLSLVTVVGNILVMLSIKVNRQLQTVNNYFLFSLACADLIIGAFSMNLYTLYIIKGYWPLGAVVCDLWLALDYVVSNASVMNLLIISFDRYFCVTKPLTYPARRTTKMAGLMIAAAWVLSFVLWAPAILFWQFVVGKRTVPDNQCFIQFLSNPAVTFGTAIAAFYLPVVIMTVLYIHISLASRSRVHKHRPEGPKEKKAKTLAFLKSPLMKPSIKKPPPGGASREELRNGKLEEAPPPALPPPPRPVPDKDTSNESSSGSATQNTKERPPTELSTAEATTPALPAPTLQPRTLNPASKWSKIQIVTKQTGNECVTAIEIVPATPAGMRPAANVARKFASIARNQVRKKRQMAARERKVTRTIFAILLAFILTWTPYNVMVLVNTFCQSCIPERVWSIGYWLCYVNSTINPACYALCNATFKKTFRHLLLCQYRNIGTAR; this is encoded by the coding sequence ATGGCCAACTTCACGCCTGTCAATGGCAGCTCAGCCAATCAGTCTGTGCGCCTGGTCACAGCAGCCCACAACCACCTGGAGACAGTGGAGATGGTGTTCATTGCTACAGTGACTGGCTCCCTGAGCCTGGTGACTGTTGTGGGTAACATCCTGGTGATGCTGTCCATCAAGGTCAACAGGCAGTTGCAGACGGTCAACAACTACTTCCTCTTCAGCCTGGCGTGTGCGGATCTCATCATAGGGGCATTCTCTATGAACCTCTACACTTTGTATATCATCAAGGGCTACTGGCCCCTGGGTGCCGTGGTCTGTGACTTGTGGCTGGCCCTGGACTATGTGGTGAGCAATGCCTCTGTCATGAACCTTCTTATCATCAGCTTCGATCGTTACTTCTGCGTCACCAAACCCCTCACCTATCCCGCCCGCCGCACTACTAAGATGGCAGGTCTCATGATCGCAGCTGCCTGGGTCTTGTCCTTTGTGCTCTGGGCTCCTGCCATCTTGTTCTGGCAGTTTGTGGTGGGCAAGAGGACGGTGCCTGATAACCAGTGCTTCATCCAGTTCTTGTCCAACCCGGCAGTGACCTTTGGCACCGCCATTGCTGCCTTCTACCTGCCTGTGGTCATCATGACGGTACTGTATATTCACATCTCACTGGCCAGCCGCAGCCGCGTTCACAAGCATCGACCTGAGGGCCCCAAGGAGAAGAAGGCCAAGACTCTGGCTTTCCTCAAGAGCCCTCTGATGAAGCCGAGTATCAAGAAACCTCCACCAGGGGGCGCTTCTCGAGAGGAACTGCGCAATGGGAAGCTGGAAGAGGCTCCTCCGCCAGCCCTGCCCCCGCCTCCACGCCCAGTGCCTGACAAGGACACTTCCAATGAGTCCAGCTCAGGCAGTGCCACCCAGAACACCAAGGAACGGCCACCCACAGAGCTGTCCACCGCAGAGGCCACCACTCCAGCGCTGCCTGCCCCTACCCTGCAGCCACGAACCCTCAACCCAGCCTCCAAATGGTCCAAGATTCAAATTGTAACAAAGCAGACAGGCAATGAATGTGTGACGGCCATCGAGATTGTACCTGCCACTCCAGCTGGTATGCGCCCAGCAGCCAATGTGGCCCGAAAGTTTGCCAGCATTGCTCGCAACCAGGTGCGCAAGAAGCGGCAGATGGCGGCCCGGGAGCGCAAAGTGACTCGGACAATCTTTGCCATTCTGCTGGCCTTCATCCTCACCTGGACACCCTACAATGTCATGGTCCTGGTGAACACCTTTTGCCAGAGCTGTATCCCCGAGAGGGTGTGGTCCATCGGCTACTGGCTCTGCTACGTCAACAGCACCATCAACCCCGCCTGCTATGCACTCTGCAATGCCACTTTCAAAAAGACCTTCCGGCACCTTTTGCTGTGCCAGTATCGGAACATCGGCACAGCCAGGTAG
- the Mdk gene encoding midkine isoform X2, protein MQHRSFFLLALVALLAVTTAVAKKKDKVKKGSECSEWTWGPCTPSSKDCGMGFREGTCGAQTQRIHCKVPCNWKKEFGADCKYKFESWGACDGSTGTKARQGTLKKARYNAQCQETIRVTKPCTSKTKSKAKAKKGKGKD, encoded by the exons ATGCAGCACCGAAGTTTCTTCCTTCTAGCCCTTGTTGCCCTCTTGGCTGTCACGACCGCGGTGGCCAAAAAGAAAG ACAAGGTGAAGAAGGGCAGCGAGTGTTCGGAGTGGACCTGGGGGCCCTGCACCCCCAGCAGCAAGGACTGCGGCATGGGTTTCCGCGAGGGTACCTGTGGGGCCCAGACCCAGCGCATCCATTGCAAGGTGCCCTGCAACTGGAAGAAGGAGTTTGGAG CCGACTGCAAATACAAGTTTGAGAGCTGGGGGGCGTGTGATGGGAGCACTGGCACCAAAGCCCGCCAAGGGACCCTGAAGAAGGCTCGGTACAATGCCCAGTGCCAGGAGACCATCCGCGTGACCAAGCCCTGCACCTCCAAGACCAAGTCAAAGGCCAAAG ccaagaaaggaaaaggaaaggactGA
- the Mdk gene encoding midkine isoform X1 has product MQHRSFFLLALVALLAVTTAVAKKKDKVKKGSECSEWTWGPCTPSSKDCGMGFREGTCGAQTQRIHCKVPCNWKKEFGADCKYKFESWGACDGSTGTKARQGTLKKARYNAQCQETIRVTKPCTSKTKSKAKGQRILWGCGSS; this is encoded by the exons ATGCAGCACCGAAGTTTCTTCCTTCTAGCCCTTGTTGCCCTCTTGGCTGTCACGACCGCGGTGGCCAAAAAGAAAG ACAAGGTGAAGAAGGGCAGCGAGTGTTCGGAGTGGACCTGGGGGCCCTGCACCCCCAGCAGCAAGGACTGCGGCATGGGTTTCCGCGAGGGTACCTGTGGGGCCCAGACCCAGCGCATCCATTGCAAGGTGCCCTGCAACTGGAAGAAGGAGTTTGGAG CCGACTGCAAATACAAGTTTGAGAGCTGGGGGGCGTGTGATGGGAGCACTGGCACCAAAGCCCGCCAAGGGACCCTGAAGAAGGCTCGGTACAATGCCCAGTGCCAGGAGACCATCCGCGTGACCAAGCCCTGCACCTCCAAGACCAAGTCAAAGGCCAAAGGTCAGCGAATATTGTGGGGCTGTGGATCAAGCTAG